One Chryseobacterium wanjuense genomic region harbors:
- a CDS encoding DUF4199 domain-containing protein: MTKSPSTLGIILFIATMIVFFVVYYFFSGINYFDISLKANAFVLPVLYAGTAFWSVKSYWNNHRVVSFKQAFKRAFVPMFVGGILSIFSIYAYLNFVDTDAKKLLNYQYVTRQKAELDKEYTSARKILKHQKDIDELDQKYKERLQSFTPEAVKGKDMLTASHFSGYFAAILIFYVVLSLFFGAFFRTKTIYQETENQE; this comes from the coding sequence ATGACGAAAAGTCCATCAACATTAGGAATTATACTTTTTATCGCTACAATGATCGTTTTTTTTGTAGTGTATTATTTTTTCTCGGGAATCAATTATTTTGATATCTCTTTGAAAGCCAATGCTTTCGTATTGCCTGTTTTGTATGCAGGAACAGCGTTCTGGTCGGTGAAATCTTACTGGAACAATCATAGAGTGGTAAGTTTTAAGCAGGCTTTCAAAAGAGCTTTTGTACCGATGTTTGTCGGGGGAATTCTTTCGATTTTCAGCATTTACGCTTACCTGAATTTTGTGGATACGGATGCAAAAAAATTGCTGAATTACCAGTATGTCACAAGACAAAAAGCTGAATTAGACAAAGAATACACTTCTGCAAGAAAGATTTTAAAACATCAAAAAGATATCGACGAGCTGGATCAGAAATACAAGGAAAGACTTCAAAGTTTCACGCCCGAAGCGGTGAAAGGAAAAGATATGCTTACGGCAAGTCATTTTTCAGGATATTTTGCGGCAATTCTTATATTTTACGTAGTTTTGTCATTGTTTTTCGGAGCGTTTTTCAGAACGAAAACGATTTACCAAGAAACAGAAAATCAAGAATAA
- a CDS encoding glycosyltransferase family 2 protein, whose amino-acid sequence MNLSIVIPLLNEEASLEELFSRIDNVCKSNNLSYEIWFVDDGSTDLSWSIIENLKVQHPQIHGIKFSKNYGKSQALHAAFERTNGDVIITMDADLQDFPEEIPELYNMVINDNYDIVSGWKKKRFDNVMTKNVPSKLFNAAARKVSGVYLHDFNCGLKAYKKQVVKTIDVYGDMHRYIPVLAANAGFRKITEKEVQHQARPYGTSKFGTERFIRGFLDLVTLWFVSRFGGRPMHFFGAVGTLMFIFGFLSALWLGISKLIDVSRGIYGHLITNNPWFFIALTMMIMGTLLFIAGFLGEMIIRTNREHKNYNIDEVI is encoded by the coding sequence ATGAATTTATCTATAGTTATTCCGTTATTAAACGAAGAAGCTTCATTGGAAGAGCTTTTTTCAAGGATTGATAATGTTTGTAAATCAAACAATTTATCATACGAAATCTGGTTTGTGGATGACGGAAGTACAGATTTATCCTGGAGCATTATTGAAAATCTGAAGGTTCAGCATCCTCAGATCCACGGAATAAAATTTTCCAAAAATTACGGGAAATCGCAGGCTCTTCACGCAGCTTTTGAAAGAACAAACGGAGACGTTATCATTACCATGGATGCTGATTTACAGGATTTTCCGGAAGAAATTCCTGAGCTTTACAATATGGTTATCAATGATAATTATGACATTGTTTCGGGCTGGAAAAAGAAGCGTTTTGATAATGTGATGACGAAAAATGTTCCGTCAAAATTGTTCAATGCGGCGGCGAGAAAAGTGTCGGGAGTTTATCTGCACGATTTCAATTGTGGACTGAAAGCATACAAAAAACAGGTTGTAAAAACAATCGATGTCTACGGAGATATGCACAGATACATTCCGGTTTTGGCTGCCAATGCAGGTTTCAGAAAAATTACTGAAAAAGAGGTTCAGCATCAGGCGAGACCTTACGGAACTTCAAAATTTGGAACGGAGCGATTCATCAGAGGTTTCCTGGATTTGGTAACACTTTGGTTTGTAAGCCGTTTCGGAGGCAGACCGATGCATTTCTTTGGAGCAGTGGGAACCTTAATGTTTATTTTTGGTTTTCTTTCTGCACTTTGGCTGGGAATTTCAAAATTAATTGATGTTTCCAGAGGAATTTATGGACATTTGATTACCAACAATCCTTGGTTTTTCATTGCTTTAACGATGATGATCATGGGAACTTTGCTTTTCATAGCCGGATTTTTAGGTGAAATGATCATCAGAACCAATAGAGAGCATAAAAACTACAATATCGACGAAGTGATTTAA